The following are encoded together in the Phragmitibacter flavus genome:
- the rpoB gene encoding DNA-directed RNA polymerase subunit beta codes for MSQRINFGKIKEVVEPPNLIEIQIKSYEEFMQKDIAPTKRKDLGLQAVFREVFPIDSYDGKMSLNFTQYEIGEPKLNPLQAIREAESFSAPLYVTYELKDEAGAKQERVYMGELPMMTTRGTFVINGAERVVVSQLHRSPGICFETQQHLNGRWLFGFRIIPDRGTWLEVQFDTNDLLYVYLDRRRRRRKFLATTLLRVIGYPSDEDILKLFYPIEDLKLRENLTEEELASKVIFNDILDGELIVARAYEPLTQGIVRQLIQLGTKHVKCVTATQDDLIIASLRKDPAHDEDEALKEIYRRLRPGDPPTAPNARALVKRLFFDPKRYDLTRVGRYKINQKLGIKVSPDERILTSEDVVSALRYLFKLRAGEGVLDDIDHLGSRRVRAVGELLSNQCRVGLARTERLVKERMTLFDVNMDVMTPQKLINPKALSAVVRDFFARSQLSQFMDQINPLAELTHKRRLSALGPGGLNRDRAGFEVRDVHPSHYGRICPIETPEGPNIGLINSLCSYARINEFGFIETPFRKVENGIVTDKIDYLTADMEENHYVAQANNVIDDKGNFVTEHVTVRYRGDFLEVPPTQTTLMDVSPKQMVSVAASLIPFLEHDDANRALMGSNMMRQGVPLLQAEAPLVGSGMEGKAARDSQSVIVADAPGVVASATADFIITTKDGQLPITEKAFAADPNKVHTDPEKGVHFYPLRKFMRSNAGTCVNQRPLVERGQKIKKGDVIADGPCTDHGELAVGRNMLVAFMPWNGYNFEDAIVISRRVVKEDIYTSIHIEDFEVGARDTKLGPEEITRDIPNVGDEALRNLGADGVVRIGAEVKPGDILVGKITPKSETELAPEERLLRAIFGEKAADVKDTSLRVPSGCTGIVMDVRVSSRTGADKERLSPAEQKKQLKIITEEHKTKVEQLTEQLTEKLSEILLNEKINLDVVNGETGEVIISANKKITKTLLRTLAENYRTVEIDQSPIRNKIMDIIAAFETKFDEADIERERSLDRIEQGEEMESGVIKQVRVFIASKRKLSVGDKMAGRHGNKGVVATIVPEEDMPFLEDGTPVDICLNPLGVPSRMNVGQVLETHLGVAAKALGFTVATPVFDGIKEPKIMEYLAQAKQVPGFEWIGLNGKSKLIDGRTGEAFALEVVVGYIYMLKLAHLVADKIHARAVGPYSLVTQQPLGGKAQYGGQRFGEMEVWALEAYGAAYTLQELLTVKSDDVQGRTRIYESIVKGDNSLEAGTPESFNVLIKEMQSLGLDVKVVNRETGQEEILGGFTPSAAVGM; via the coding sequence ATGTCCCAGCGCATTAATTTTGGCAAAATCAAAGAAGTCGTCGAACCTCCGAATCTTATCGAGATTCAGATCAAGTCCTACGAAGAATTCATGCAAAAAGACATTGCGCCCACGAAGCGCAAGGACCTCGGTCTGCAGGCAGTTTTCCGGGAAGTATTCCCCATCGACAGCTACGACGGCAAAATGTCGTTGAACTTCACCCAGTATGAAATCGGTGAACCCAAGCTCAATCCGCTTCAAGCGATCCGTGAAGCCGAAAGCTTCAGCGCCCCGCTTTACGTCACCTATGAACTGAAGGACGAAGCCGGCGCCAAACAAGAGCGCGTTTACATGGGCGAACTGCCCATGATGACCACCCGCGGCACCTTCGTCATCAACGGAGCCGAGCGCGTCGTCGTTTCCCAGCTTCACCGTTCCCCTGGTATCTGCTTCGAAACTCAACAGCACCTCAATGGCCGCTGGTTGTTTGGCTTCCGCATCATTCCTGACCGCGGCACCTGGCTCGAAGTCCAGTTCGACACCAACGATCTGCTTTACGTCTACCTCGACCGTCGTCGTCGTCGTCGCAAATTCCTTGCCACCACGCTTCTGCGCGTGATCGGCTACCCAAGCGACGAGGACATCCTGAAGTTGTTCTATCCGATCGAAGACCTCAAACTTCGTGAGAACCTCACCGAAGAAGAACTCGCTTCGAAAGTGATCTTCAACGACATCCTCGACGGCGAACTTATCGTCGCCCGCGCCTACGAGCCACTTACCCAGGGCATCGTGCGTCAGTTGATCCAGCTTGGCACCAAACACGTCAAGTGCGTGACCGCCACCCAGGACGACCTCATCATCGCCTCGCTTCGCAAAGATCCTGCGCACGACGAAGATGAAGCCCTTAAGGAAATCTACCGTCGTCTCCGCCCTGGAGATCCTCCAACCGCCCCGAACGCCCGTGCTTTGGTGAAGCGTTTGTTCTTCGATCCCAAACGTTATGACCTGACCCGCGTCGGTCGTTACAAAATCAACCAGAAGCTTGGCATCAAAGTAAGCCCTGATGAGCGCATCCTCACCTCTGAAGATGTCGTTTCCGCCTTGCGTTACCTCTTCAAATTGCGCGCTGGTGAAGGTGTTCTTGATGACATTGATCACCTTGGCAGCCGTCGCGTGCGGGCCGTGGGTGAACTTCTTTCCAACCAATGCCGCGTGGGTCTTGCCCGCACCGAGCGTCTGGTCAAAGAGCGCATGACCCTGTTCGACGTGAACATGGATGTGATGACGCCCCAGAAACTCATCAACCCGAAAGCGCTCAGCGCCGTGGTGCGTGATTTCTTCGCCCGTTCCCAGCTGAGCCAGTTCATGGATCAGATCAACCCTCTGGCTGAACTGACCCACAAACGTCGTTTGTCCGCTCTTGGACCTGGTGGTCTGAACCGCGACCGCGCCGGCTTCGAAGTGCGTGACGTTCATCCGTCCCACTACGGCCGTATCTGCCCGATTGAGACCCCTGAAGGTCCGAACATCGGTCTGATCAACTCCCTCTGCTCCTACGCCCGCATCAACGAATTCGGGTTCATCGAGACTCCTTTCCGCAAGGTGGAAAACGGTATTGTCACGGACAAGATCGACTACCTCACCGCGGACATGGAAGAAAACCATTACGTGGCGCAGGCCAACAACGTAATTGATGACAAAGGCAACTTCGTCACCGAACACGTCACCGTGCGTTATCGTGGTGACTTCTTGGAAGTCCCGCCGACCCAGACGACCCTCATGGACGTCTCGCCCAAGCAGATGGTGTCCGTCGCCGCCTCCTTGATCCCGTTCCTTGAGCACGATGATGCCAACCGCGCCCTCATGGGTTCGAACATGATGCGTCAGGGTGTGCCTCTTCTTCAAGCCGAAGCACCGCTCGTCGGTTCCGGCATGGAAGGCAAAGCCGCTCGTGACTCCCAGTCCGTGATCGTGGCCGACGCCCCAGGCGTGGTTGCCAGCGCCACCGCTGACTTCATCATCACCACCAAAGACGGTCAGCTTCCGATCACCGAGAAAGCTTTTGCCGCCGATCCTAACAAGGTTCACACCGATCCGGAAAAAGGCGTGCATTTCTATCCGCTGCGCAAGTTCATGCGTTCCAACGCCGGCACCTGCGTCAACCAGCGCCCTCTTGTTGAGCGCGGCCAGAAGATCAAAAAAGGCGACGTGATCGCTGACGGTCCTTGCACCGACCACGGCGAACTCGCCGTCGGACGCAACATGCTCGTCGCGTTCATGCCTTGGAACGGTTACAACTTCGAAGATGCCATCGTCATCAGCCGTCGTGTGGTGAAAGAGGACATCTATACCTCGATCCACATCGAAGATTTTGAAGTTGGAGCCCGCGACACCAAACTCGGCCCTGAAGAGATCACCCGGGACATCCCGAACGTCGGTGACGAAGCCCTTCGTAACCTCGGCGCCGACGGCGTCGTGCGCATCGGTGCCGAAGTGAAACCTGGCGACATCCTCGTCGGCAAGATCACTCCGAAATCCGAAACCGAACTGGCTCCTGAAGAACGCCTCCTGCGCGCCATCTTCGGTGAAAAAGCCGCTGACGTTAAAGACACCTCCCTGCGTGTGCCATCCGGCTGCACCGGCATCGTCATGGATGTCCGTGTGTCCTCCCGCACCGGCGCCGACAAAGAGCGTCTTTCTCCTGCCGAGCAGAAGAAGCAGCTCAAAATCATCACCGAAGAACACAAAACCAAGGTCGAACAACTCACCGAACAGCTCACGGAAAAACTTTCCGAGATCCTGCTCAACGAGAAGATCAACCTCGACGTGGTCAACGGCGAAACCGGCGAAGTCATCATCAGCGCCAACAAGAAGATCACCAAGACCCTTCTTCGCACCCTTGCTGAAAACTACCGCACGGTGGAAATCGACCAGTCCCCGATCCGCAACAAGATCATGGACATCATCGCGGCGTTCGAAACCAAATTCGACGAAGCGGACATCGAGCGTGAACGTTCCCTCGACCGCATCGAGCAAGGCGAAGAAATGGAGAGCGGCGTCATCAAACAGGTGCGCGTCTTCATCGCCAGCAAACGCAAACTCAGCGTCGGTGACAAAATGGCCGGACGTCACGGTAACAAAGGCGTTGTCGCCACCATCGTTCCAGAAGAAGACATGCCGTTCCTCGAAGACGGAACTCCTGTCGACATCTGCTTGAACCCACTCGGCGTGCCATCCCGTATGAACGTCGGACAGGTGCTTGAAACCCACCTTGGCGTTGCTGCCAAGGCCCTCGGTTTCACCGTCGCCACCCCTGTGTTCGATGGGATTAAGGAACCCAAAATCATGGAATACCTCGCCCAGGCGAAACAGGTTCCCGGTTTTGAATGGATCGGCCTCAACGGCAAAAGCAAACTCATCGACGGCCGCACCGGCGAAGCCTTCGCCCTCGAAGTCGTGGTGGGTTACATCTACATGCTGAAACTCGCCCACTTGGTCGCCGATAAGATCCACGCCCGTGCGGTCGGACCTTACTCGCTCGTCACCCAGCAACCGCTCGGTGGTAAAGCCCAATATGGTGGTCAGCGTTTCGGGGAAATGGAGGTCTGGGCGCTCGAAGCCTACGGCGCCGCCTACACCCTTCAGGAACTTCTCACCGTCAAATCCGACGATGTTCAAGGACGCACCCGCATCTACGAATCCATCGTCAAAGGCGACAACTCACTGGAAGCCGGCACCCCGGAATCCTTCAACGTGCTCATCAAAGAAATGCAGTCCCTCGGCCTCGACGTCAAAGTCGTCAACCGCGAGACCGGACAAGAGGAGATCCTTGGTGGATTCACTCCTTCTGCTGCCGTTGGCATGTAA
- the rplL gene encoding 50S ribosomal protein L7/L12: MADLTKLVDELSALTVLEVAELVKTLEDKWGVSAAAPVAVAAAGGAAGPAEAVAEKTEFDVILTDAGSNKIAAIKEVRAVVPGLGLAEAKALVEKAPQPLAQGVTKEVAEEIKKKIEAAGAKAEIK, from the coding sequence ATGGCAGACCTTACCAAACTCGTAGATGAACTCAGCGCCCTTACCGTCCTGGAAGTCGCTGAACTTGTGAAAACTCTTGAAGACAAATGGGGCGTTAGCGCCGCAGCTCCTGTCGCCGTTGCCGCCGCTGGTGGTGCCGCCGGCCCTGCTGAAGCCGTTGCTGAGAAGACCGAATTCGACGTCATCCTCACCGACGCTGGCTCCAACAAAATCGCCGCGATTAAAGAAGTTCGCGCAGTGGTTCCTGGCCTCGGCCTTGCTGAAGCCAAAGCCCTTGTCGAAAAAGCTCCTCAGCCTCTCGCTCAAGGTGTTACCAAGGAAGTCGCTGAAGAGATCAAGAAAAAGATCGAAGCAGCCGGCGCCAAAGCAGAAATCAAATAA
- the rplJ gene encoding 50S ribosomal protein L10, whose amino-acid sequence MKAEKTEMIAALLEKVNASPFLLVVDYTGLTVDKFDELRKRLRGAGAELHVYKNTLVRKASEQAGYPEKLASVLSGQSAFVTGEKDVCAAAKVMKTFAKEFQKPEVKGGVLDGQYLEPSGVQALADLPSREILLAKLLGTLQAPASTLVRLLNEPAASLARVLQAKADKAA is encoded by the coding sequence ATGAAAGCTGAAAAAACAGAGATGATTGCGGCCCTTCTTGAGAAGGTGAACGCTTCGCCGTTCTTGCTTGTGGTGGACTACACCGGGCTGACCGTGGATAAATTCGACGAACTCCGCAAGCGCCTTCGCGGTGCTGGTGCCGAGCTTCACGTCTACAAAAACACCCTGGTGCGTAAAGCATCCGAACAAGCCGGTTACCCAGAGAAGCTCGCCAGCGTGCTCTCCGGTCAGTCCGCTTTTGTGACTGGTGAAAAAGACGTCTGCGCTGCCGCCAAGGTCATGAAGACCTTCGCCAAAGAGTTCCAGAAGCCCGAAGTTAAAGGTGGTGTGCTTGACGGCCAATACCTTGAGCCATCCGGCGTCCAGGCTCTTGCCGATCTTCCTTCCCGCGAAATCTTGCTTGCCAAATTGCTTGGAACCCTTCAAGCCCCGGCCAGCACGCTCGTCCGTTTGCTCAACGAACCCGCCGCCTCCCTGGCACGCGTTCTTCAAGCCAAGGCCGACAAAGCCGCTTAA
- the rplA gene encoding 50S ribosomal protein L1, whose translation MSQKRSKRYKKAAEMIPADKKFTLEEAAELLKKLPATKFDQSVTLSFRLGVDPRKSDQMVRGTCPLPNGSGKSVKVAVFAVGDAADAAKAAGAEFVGFEDLIAKVKEGFTNFDVAIATPAAMVEVRKLGKQLGPRGLMPNPKTGTVTDDTAAAVNAVKAGRADFKLDKGGNIAAAIGKTAFTPEQLAQNGQALIDAVVRARPATARGKFIQNITLTGTMSPALPLDVAKYVKSAA comes from the coding sequence ATGAGCCAAAAACGCAGCAAACGATACAAGAAGGCCGCCGAGATGATCCCGGCGGACAAGAAGTTCACGCTTGAAGAAGCCGCTGAACTCCTCAAAAAACTTCCCGCCACCAAGTTCGACCAGAGTGTCACGCTCTCATTCCGTCTTGGCGTTGATCCACGCAAATCCGACCAGATGGTTCGCGGCACCTGCCCGCTCCCCAACGGTTCCGGCAAAAGCGTCAAAGTCGCCGTGTTCGCCGTGGGCGACGCTGCCGACGCCGCCAAAGCTGCGGGTGCTGAGTTTGTTGGTTTCGAAGACCTGATTGCCAAAGTCAAAGAAGGTTTCACCAACTTCGACGTCGCCATCGCCACTCCTGCCGCCATGGTGGAAGTTCGTAAATTGGGTAAACAACTCGGACCTCGCGGTTTGATGCCCAACCCAAAAACCGGCACCGTCACCGACGACACTGCTGCTGCGGTCAACGCCGTCAAGGCAGGCCGCGCCGACTTCAAACTCGACAAAGGTGGCAACATCGCCGCCGCCATCGGCAAAACCGCTTTCACTCCTGAGCAGCTCGCTCAAAACGGCCAGGCCCTGATCGACGCAGTCGTTCGCGCCCGTCCCGCCACCGCCAGAGGCAAGTTCATCCAGAACATCACCCTCACCGGCACCATGTCCCCTGCGCTTCCTTTGGATGTCGCCAAATACGTCAAATCCGCTGCCTAA
- the rplK gene encoding 50S ribosomal protein L11: MAKEVVKQIKLQIKAGAANPAPPIGPALGQAGVNIMAFCKEFNAATQKVAGDILPTVISVYKDKSFTFITKQPPASVLLKKAANLASGSKEPNKVKVAKLTKAQLRDVTKLKIEDMNTSDLETATRIMAGTARQMGIEIID, translated from the coding sequence ATGGCCAAAGAAGTCGTCAAACAAATCAAACTCCAGATCAAAGCCGGCGCCGCCAACCCAGCGCCACCCATCGGTCCTGCCCTCGGTCAGGCTGGTGTGAACATCATGGCCTTCTGCAAAGAGTTCAACGCCGCCACCCAAAAAGTCGCCGGTGACATTCTACCAACCGTCATCTCCGTTTATAAGGACAAAAGCTTCACCTTCATCACCAAGCAGCCACCTGCTTCCGTGCTCCTGAAGAAAGCCGCCAACCTTGCTTCTGGTTCCAAAGAGCCCAACAAAGTTAAAGTGGCCAAGCTCACCAAAGCCCAGCTTCGCGACGTGACCAAGTTGAAGATCGAAGACATGAACACCAGCGACCTCGAAACCGCCACCCGCATCATGGCCGGCACCGCCCGTCAGATGGGTATCGAGATCATTGACTGA
- the nusG gene encoding transcription termination/antitermination protein NusG has product MPAIPEPKDQWYVLHVRAGLEQRVRENMERRIATEEMSDLVFEVVVPTERVAEVKKGKRSETTRKVFPGYILANMWLLDENNKPVVKTWHFIKETDGFLNFAGTKDHPIPLRPKEVESLLAQVRDREEGVKPKVMFSVGDNVRVADGPFESQTGIIEEIDPDRGLLRVAVNIFGRSTPVDLEYWQVEKA; this is encoded by the coding sequence ATGCCCGCCATCCCAGAACCCAAAGACCAGTGGTATGTGCTCCACGTCCGTGCCGGATTGGAGCAGCGTGTGCGTGAAAACATGGAGCGCCGCATCGCCACCGAGGAGATGAGCGACCTGGTTTTTGAGGTCGTTGTCCCCACCGAACGCGTTGCCGAAGTCAAAAAGGGCAAGCGCAGCGAAACGACCCGCAAAGTGTTTCCTGGCTATATCCTCGCCAACATGTGGTTGCTCGACGAGAACAACAAGCCGGTCGTCAAAACCTGGCACTTCATCAAGGAGACCGATGGTTTCCTCAATTTCGCCGGCACCAAAGATCATCCGATTCCGCTTCGTCCGAAAGAAGTGGAGAGCCTCCTCGCCCAGGTCCGTGACCGTGAAGAAGGTGTCAAACCGAAGGTCATGTTCTCCGTCGGAGACAACGTTCGTGTGGCCGATGGTCCTTTCGAAAGCCAGACCGGCATCATCGAAGAAATCGACCCCGACCGCGGCCTGCTGCGCGTGGCCGTCAACATCTTCGGGCGCTCCACTCCGGTGGACCTCGAATACTGGCAGGTCGAAAAAGCCTAA
- a CDS encoding preprotein translocase subunit SecE: protein MNRVSRYFSEVWAELRKATWPWDPKEKGFARYKELTDATTVVLIAMIILAAFTASFDFVMRKFFQFFIS from the coding sequence ATGAACCGTGTATCGCGCTACTTCTCCGAAGTCTGGGCTGAGCTCAGAAAAGCCACCTGGCCTTGGGACCCCAAAGAAAAAGGGTTCGCTCGCTACAAGGAACTCACTGACGCCACCACCGTGGTGCTCATCGCCATGATCATCCTTGCGGCATTCACTGCGTCTTTCGACTTCGTGATGCGCAAATTTTTCCAGTTCTTCATCAGCTAA
- the tuf gene encoding elongation factor Tu codes for MAKEAFQRNKPHVNIGTIGHVDHGKTTLTAAITNTLAEKGFAQAKKYDEIDAAPEEKERGITINTAHVEYETENRHYAHVDCPGHADYVKNMITGAAQMDGGILVVSSADGPMPQTREHILLARQVGVPALVVFMNKVDMVDDAELLDLVEMEVRELLSKYEFPGDDIPIVKGSALKALEGDAEQKANIYKLMEAVDSYIPLPERPIDQDFLMPVEDVFAIEGRGTVCTGRVERGIVKKMSEVEIIGIRDTVKTTVTDIEMFRKLLDEGRAGDNVGLLLRGIKKNDIERGQVIAKPGSVKPHRKFQAEVYVLSKDEGGRHTPFFSNYRPQFYFRTTDVTGTVKLPDGVEMVMPGDNVTVEIELITPIAMDKADKFAIREGGRTVGAGRVANILD; via the coding sequence ATGGCTAAAGAAGCTTTCCAGAGGAACAAACCACACGTCAACATCGGCACGATTGGCCACGTTGACCACGGCAAAACCACGCTGACCGCCGCCATCACGAACACCTTGGCCGAAAAAGGTTTCGCCCAGGCGAAAAAGTATGACGAGATCGACGCAGCTCCAGAAGAAAAAGAGCGCGGCATCACGATCAACACGGCTCACGTTGAATACGAAACCGAAAATCGTCACTATGCGCACGTCGACTGCCCAGGGCACGCTGACTACGTCAAAAACATGATCACCGGTGCAGCGCAAATGGACGGCGGCATCCTTGTCGTTTCCTCCGCTGACGGCCCCATGCCTCAGACCCGTGAGCACATCCTTCTTGCCCGTCAGGTCGGCGTTCCCGCTCTTGTCGTGTTCATGAACAAAGTGGACATGGTGGACGACGCAGAACTCCTCGACCTCGTCGAAATGGAAGTTCGCGAACTCCTCAGCAAGTATGAATTCCCTGGCGACGACATTCCGATCGTCAAAGGTTCCGCCCTCAAGGCTCTTGAAGGTGACGCCGAACAGAAGGCCAACATCTACAAATTGATGGAAGCCGTTGACTCCTACATCCCGCTCCCTGAGCGCCCGATTGACCAGGACTTCCTGATGCCAGTTGAAGACGTGTTCGCGATCGAAGGTCGTGGCACCGTTTGCACCGGCCGTGTGGAGCGTGGCATCGTGAAAAAGATGTCCGAAGTCGAAATCATCGGCATCCGTGACACCGTCAAAACGACCGTCACTGACATCGAAATGTTCCGCAAGCTTCTCGACGAAGGTCGTGCTGGCGACAACGTTGGTCTTCTCCTTCGTGGCATCAAGAAAAACGACATCGAGCGCGGCCAGGTTATTGCCAAGCCCGGTTCCGTGAAGCCACACCGCAAATTCCAAGCCGAAGTCTACGTCCTTTCCAAGGACGAAGGTGGCCGTCACACGCCTTTCTTCAGCAACTATCGTCCACAGTTCTACTTCCGCACCACGGACGTGACTGGCACCGTCAAGCTTCCTGATGGCGTTGAAATGGTGATGCCTGGTGACAACGTGACCGTTGAAATCGAGCTCATCACTCCGATCGCCATGGACAAAGCTGACAAATTCGCCATCCGCGAAGGTGGACGCACCGTCGGCGCAGGCCGCGTTGCCAACATCCTCGATTGA
- a CDS encoding flavin reductase family protein, with translation MEIDLTGPHREDAYSILAGLVTPRPIALTTTIDPEGRINAAPFSFFNVLGDSPPIVGICPGDREPGVPKDTARNIRLTHEFVVNLVDEGIMEQMNLCAATLPPGQNELEHAGLTAVASSVVKPPRIAEAPASLECKSWGILEIGDNRLIIGEVLRVHVRDGIFSPGSWLIDPANYHPIARMQSPGWYARTRDMFEMKRPA, from the coding sequence ATGGAAATCGATCTCACCGGCCCCCATCGCGAAGACGCCTACTCGATCCTAGCGGGGCTGGTCACTCCGCGCCCTATCGCGTTGACCACCACCATCGATCCCGAGGGACGCATCAACGCCGCCCCGTTCAGCTTCTTTAACGTGCTCGGCGACAGCCCGCCTATTGTCGGCATCTGTCCCGGCGACCGCGAGCCTGGAGTCCCCAAGGACACCGCCCGCAACATTCGGCTCACGCATGAATTTGTCGTCAATCTGGTCGATGAAGGCATCATGGAGCAGATGAACCTCTGTGCCGCGACCCTGCCGCCCGGTCAGAACGAGCTTGAACATGCCGGACTCACCGCCGTTGCTTCATCGGTGGTCAAACCACCCCGCATTGCGGAAGCGCCCGCTTCGCTCGAATGCAAAAGCTGGGGCATCCTCGAGATTGGCGATAATCGGTTGATCATCGGCGAAGTTCTCCGCGTTCATGTCCGCGACGGCATCTTCAGTCCAGGGAGCTGGCTGATCGATCCGGCCAACTATCATCCCATCGCTCGCATGCAAAGTCCCGGCTGGTATGCCCGCACCCGCGACATGTTCGAAATGAAGCGTCCCGCGTGA